The Terriglobales bacterium genome includes a region encoding these proteins:
- a CDS encoding IPT/TIG domain-containing protein: protein MKRLISAAAMACLLLFSAIPLFSQLQDPVAPVNIIFDDDMSMSVDDVGNHAVLWGLSDRGEVNVLALICSSANDYSAPTMRAIANYYGHPNVLIGAHKGMTPILENSATSSYTQQITNQFGTPGDTRANYPDAVTVYRQALANAPDHSVYIVASGYYQPLQALLQSQPDSISPLTGMQLVTQKVKRLVSEAGWFPSGNEHNFRVDADAASFVFANWPGEIVSSGAQMSQDVITGPSSTSDPTKDPVKDAWQLANGGNPVAGFGQVALLFAVRGLGTNFIASGLNGQTTVFPTTSQCVGCNSWSQTPNMQQSYLNKQATAAQLEAILNPLLQSSSNMPILRSISPTSVPAGSSQTITLTGTNFFADSQILFNGSSRPTTFLGGTQLSVQLSGSDLANPGTQTLSVSNPEGGGWQSGSQNLTVFTTAPTLIGISPSSAIAGSGPLTLTATGTNFTATSLVQVNGASRSTAFVSSTQLTATLTAGDLANAGSLSITVTSSGGTSAPLIFTVNNPVPSLTSISPSTTFAGGPAFTLTVNGTKFVNGSVVQVNGSSRSTTFVSSTQLSAAIPASDIASAGTLSITVVNPAPGGGASAALSLVVNNPPPSLTSISPSTTFAGGPAFTLTVNGTSFVNGSVVQVNGSSRSTTFVGNTQLSAAIPASDIASTGTLSITVVNPDGGASAALALVVNNPVPTLTSISPSTAFAGGPAFTLTVNGTNFINGSVVQVNGSSRTTTFVSSAQLSAAIPASDIASAGTLSITVVNPGGASGSLTLTVNNPVPSLTSISPSATTVGGPAFTLTVNGSNFVNGAVVQVNGSSRNTTFVSGTQLSATIPANDIASAGTLSITVVNPAPGGGTSAHLTFTVNNPVPSISSVSPNPVVSVLSGYTLTISGSGFVSGSVVLIDGAQYPTTFVSSTQLKAQVANSGLLSLGGHAVTVFNPAPGGGTSNAVTLTVISLL, encoded by the coding sequence ATGAAGCGACTCATATCGGCTGCCGCAATGGCATGTCTCTTGCTGTTCTCTGCAATTCCCTTGTTTTCTCAATTGCAAGACCCGGTCGCACCGGTCAACATCATTTTCGATGACGATATGTCCATGTCCGTGGATGACGTCGGCAATCACGCTGTCCTTTGGGGGCTTTCCGACCGCGGCGAGGTCAACGTGCTGGCTCTGATCTGCTCGTCGGCGAACGACTACAGCGCCCCCACCATGCGTGCCATAGCGAACTACTACGGCCACCCCAATGTTCTCATCGGTGCGCACAAGGGCATGACGCCTATTTTGGAAAACTCCGCTACCAGCAGTTACACGCAACAGATCACCAATCAGTTCGGCACTCCTGGCGATACACGCGCCAACTATCCCGATGCAGTAACCGTTTACCGGCAGGCGCTGGCGAATGCTCCCGACCACAGCGTGTATATCGTGGCCAGTGGATACTATCAACCGCTGCAGGCCCTGCTGCAAAGCCAGCCGGATTCCATCAGCCCGCTTACCGGCATGCAGCTTGTGACCCAGAAGGTGAAACGTCTGGTGTCTGAAGCCGGCTGGTTCCCCTCCGGCAACGAGCACAACTTCCGCGTGGATGCCGACGCCGCCAGTTTCGTGTTTGCCAACTGGCCGGGTGAGATTGTTTCGTCAGGGGCCCAAATGAGCCAGGATGTGATAACTGGGCCGTCCTCAACGTCCGATCCAACGAAAGATCCCGTCAAGGACGCCTGGCAACTAGCCAATGGCGGAAACCCCGTGGCAGGTTTTGGCCAGGTGGCCCTTCTGTTTGCCGTCCGCGGCCTGGGAACGAATTTCATCGCTTCGGGCTTGAACGGCCAGACAACCGTTTTCCCCACCACGTCACAGTGCGTGGGCTGCAACAGTTGGTCCCAGACACCCAACATGCAGCAATCCTACCTGAATAAGCAGGCGACAGCCGCCCAACTGGAGGCGATCCTCAACCCCCTGCTGCAGAGTTCTTCGAATATGCCGATCTTGCGAAGTATCTCTCCCACGAGCGTGCCCGCCGGCAGCTCTCAGACGATAACCCTGACCGGAACCAACTTCTTTGCGGACTCGCAAATATTGTTTAACGGCAGCAGCCGTCCTACTACCTTTCTCGGTGGGACTCAACTCAGCGTGCAGCTCAGCGGCAGTGATTTAGCGAACCCGGGAACGCAAACCTTGAGCGTATCGAACCCTGAAGGTGGCGGCTGGCAGTCTGGTTCTCAAAACCTCACTGTTTTCACCACAGCGCCGACCTTGATCGGTATTTCTCCTTCGAGCGCTATAGCAGGCAGCGGTCCACTCACACTCACAGCCACTGGTACGAACTTTACTGCCACTTCGTTGGTCCAGGTCAATGGGGCGAGCCGCAGCACGGCTTTTGTGAGCAGCACCCAGTTGACGGCCACGCTTACCGCAGGTGACCTCGCCAACGCTGGATCCCTCTCCATCACAGTGACCTCCTCCGGTGGCACCAGTGCGCCTCTCATCTTTACCGTCAATAATCCGGTTCCCTCGCTCACCAGCATCTCTCCAAGCACAACCTTCGCGGGCGGCCCAGCTTTTACCCTGACAGTGAATGGAACGAAATTTGTGAATGGGTCAGTAGTCCAGGTCAACGGCTCCAGCCGTAGCACGACCTTTGTCAGCAGCACTCAACTCAGCGCGGCCATCCCTGCCAGTGACATTGCTTCTGCTGGAACTCTTTCCATTACGGTGGTAAATCCCGCACCGGGCGGCGGCGCTTCGGCCGCACTTTCGCTCGTTGTCAATAATCCGCCCCCCTCGCTCACCAGCATCTCCCCAAGCACAACCTTTGCGGGCGGCCCAGCTTTCACTCTGACGGTGAATGGCACGAGTTTTGTTAACGGGTCAGTGGTGCAGGTCAACGGATCCAGTCGAAGCACGACTTTCGTCGGCAACACTCAGCTCAGCGCGGCTATTCCTGCCAGTGACATTGCCTCTACCGGAACTCTCTCTATTACGGTGGTAAACCCGGACGGTGGCGCTTCGGCAGCGTTAGCCCTCGTTGTCAATAATCCGGTTCCCACGCTCACCAGCATTTCCCCAAGTACTGCCTTTGCTGGCGGCCCAGCCTTTACCCTGACAGTGAATGGCACGAATTTTATTAATGGGTCGGTAGTCCAGGTCAACGGCTCCAGTCGAACCACGACCTTTGTCAGCAGCGCTCAGCTCAGCGCGGCTATCCCAGCGAGTGACATCGCTTCTGCCGGAACTCTTTCTATTACGGTAGTCAACCCGGGCGGGGCTAGTGGATCGCTCACCCTTACTGTCAATAATCCGGTTCCCTCGCTCACAAGTATTTCGCCAAGCGCAACTACTGTGGGCGGCCCAGCTTTCACCCTGACGGTCAATGGCTCCAATTTTGTTAATGGGGCAGTGGTCCAGGTGAATGGCTCCAGTCGAAACACAACCTTCGTCAGTGGCACTCAACTCAGCGCAACCATTCCTGCCAATGACATCGCCTCTGCCGGAACTCTTTCCATTACCGTGGTCAACCCTGCGCCGGGCGGCGGTACGAGTGCGCATCTAACCTTCACGGTCAACAATCCCGTGCCTTCTATCTCAAGCGTTTCACCTAACCCCGTAGTTTCTGTGCTAAGCGGCTACACCCTTACCATCAGTGGTTCGGGATTTGTTAGTGGGTCGGTAGTGCTGATTGACGGTGCGCAATATCCGACTACATTTGTAAGCTCCACTCAACTTAAGGCTCAGGTCGCTAACAGCGGTCTGCTGAGTCTCGGGGGACATGCGGTCACCGTCTTCAATCCCGCCCCAGGCGGAGGCACCTCCAATGCAGTGACACTGACTGTGATCTCGCTGCTCTAA
- a CDS encoding ABC transporter ATP-binding protein: MSTQLANMIDPTTQAPPTDCIIYTQNLWKTYDMGSEQQVHALQGLHLQIGRNEYVAIMGPSGSGKSTLMNLIGCLDTPSQGQYWLNGQLVSELDDDELARIRNKEIGFVFQTFNLLARATALHNVELPLIYNGTPAHERIERAKAALGIVNLEPRMHHKPNELSGGQRQRVAIARALVNHPSIILADEPTGNLDSQTGKEIMALFDQLHSQGNTIILVTHEHDIAAYAHRVIYIKDGVISSDERNPRK; encoded by the coding sequence ATGTCTACCCAATTGGCCAATATGATTGATCCTACGACGCAAGCGCCCCCGACAGATTGCATCATCTACACCCAGAATCTCTGGAAGACCTACGATATGGGGTCAGAGCAGCAGGTGCACGCTCTGCAAGGCCTCCATTTGCAAATTGGACGCAACGAGTACGTGGCCATCATGGGCCCCTCGGGTTCAGGCAAATCCACGCTCATGAACCTGATCGGATGTCTGGATACGCCCAGCCAGGGACAATACTGGCTCAACGGCCAACTGGTCAGCGAGTTGGATGATGACGAGCTGGCGCGCATCCGCAACAAGGAAATTGGTTTTGTCTTTCAGACCTTCAACCTTCTGGCCCGCGCCACCGCCCTGCACAACGTGGAGTTGCCGCTCATCTACAACGGCACACCCGCGCACGAACGCATCGAACGCGCCAAGGCGGCGCTGGGCATTGTGAACCTGGAACCACGCATGCATCACAAGCCTAACGAGCTTTCCGGCGGCCAGCGCCAGCGTGTAGCCATTGCGCGCGCGCTGGTGAACCATCCTTCGATCATCCTCGCCGACGAGCCCACGGGAAACCTGGACTCACAAACCGGCAAAGAGATCATGGCCCTGTTCGATCAACTGCACTCCCAGGGCAACACCATTATTCTGGTGACCCACGAGCACGACATCGCTGCTTACGCCCACCGCGTAATCTACATCAAAGACGGGGTGATTAGCAGCGACGAGCGTAACCCCAGAAAGTAG